In Deltaproteobacteria bacterium, a genomic segment contains:
- the fliR gene encoding flagellar biosynthetic protein FliR, translated as MEHDPLAWILAYAPVLLLVLVRVASIIFLMPVFGGKTVPLHVKAGLCFAIALAMTPFVPVDKDTLPEDAAGFSFLVLAEFLVGLTLSLMLRMILAGLQTAVHIAGFQMGFSVASAIDPMSGVQSLVVTEFVYSAAIVLFLASNGHHAILRVVHESFAALPVGGAGLSGSVATLIMDMAGEMFVLSIKLMAPVIAILLFVQVALGILARTVPQINILMMSFNITIAVGLVFFGLTLRFFWPVLGRFLDRAVRLMPTAVGQLAGS; from the coding sequence ATGGAACACGACCCGCTCGCCTGGATCCTTGCCTACGCACCGGTCTTGCTCCTCGTCCTGGTCCGGGTCGCAAGCATCATCTTTCTCATGCCCGTGTTCGGGGGGAAAACCGTCCCATTGCACGTAAAGGCAGGGCTCTGCTTTGCCATTGCCCTTGCCATGACCCCTTTTGTCCCTGTGGACAAGGATACCCTTCCAGAGGATGCGGCTGGGTTTTCCTTCCTCGTCCTGGCTGAGTTCCTCGTGGGGCTCACCCTTTCCCTCATGCTCAGGATGATCCTTGCCGGTCTTCAGACCGCGGTACATATCGCCGGATTCCAGATGGGCTTTTCCGTGGCGAGCGCCATAGACCCCATGTCCGGGGTCCAGTCCCTTGTGGTCACGGAGTTCGTCTACTCCGCGGCCATCGTCCTTTTCCTCGCTTCAAACGGCCATCATGCCATCCTGAGGGTCGTCCACGAGAGTTTCGCGGCCCTTCCGGTCGGGGGAGCAGGGCTCTCGGGTTCGGTAGCGACCCTGATCATGGATATGGCGGGCGAGATGTTCGTCCTCTCCATCAAACTCATGGCCCCGGTCATTGCGATCCTCCTCTTCGTTCAGGTGGCCCTCGGCATACTTGCCCGGACGGTACCTCAGATCAATATCCTCATGATGAGCTTCAACATCACCATTGCCGTCGGCCTCGTCTTTTTCGGCCTTACGCTCCGATTCTTCTGGCCGGTGCTCGGCCGATTCCTCGACAGGGCTGTGCGACTCATGCCCACGGCCGTCGGACAACTGGCAGGGAGCTGA
- the flhB gene encoding flagellar biosynthesis protein FlhB, with protein sequence MAEQSFQERTERATPKRREEARKKGQVARSRELPSVCVLLAGLAVLFVGGGYMATRFLSLTRHFLGNAADLTLSPEAVPAMAGFCVGQFLGILGPLLAVLAGVAAFVNLLQVGPLYAPQLLRPDFSRLSPAKGIKRILSAQAFVEFVKSLAKLGIIGWIAYTTVSAEHIRVFSLVDQGVGQILLYVGGIVVTILWKTGLALAAMAALDYLFQRWEFERNLRMTKQEVKEEFRQTEGDPHVKSRIRSIQREMARRRMMAEVPKADVVITNPTHLAVALSYRPKEMSAPVVVAKGAGRIAERIREIAQEAGVPVVENKALARSLFKGVEIGSAIPEALYQAVAEVLAFVYRLRGKKAGGRG encoded by the coding sequence GTGGCTGAGCAGTCCTTTCAGGAACGCACCGAACGCGCCACACCGAAGCGCAGGGAGGAGGCGCGGAAAAAGGGGCAGGTCGCAAGAAGCCGCGAGCTCCCATCCGTCTGCGTCCTTCTCGCCGGGCTTGCTGTCCTCTTCGTGGGAGGCGGATACATGGCCACCCGTTTCCTGTCCCTCACCCGGCATTTTCTCGGAAACGCGGCAGACCTCACGCTCTCTCCCGAGGCCGTTCCGGCCATGGCCGGATTCTGCGTAGGGCAGTTCCTCGGGATCCTCGGTCCCCTCCTTGCCGTTCTCGCAGGGGTGGCAGCCTTTGTGAATCTCCTCCAGGTCGGCCCCCTCTACGCCCCTCAACTCCTTCGGCCCGATTTTTCCCGGCTGAGTCCGGCAAAAGGTATCAAGAGGATCCTGTCCGCCCAGGCCTTTGTCGAATTTGTGAAGTCCCTTGCCAAGCTCGGAATCATCGGATGGATCGCCTACACAACCGTGAGCGCCGAGCACATAAGGGTCTTCTCTCTTGTGGACCAGGGCGTCGGGCAGATCCTCCTATACGTAGGAGGCATCGTTGTGACGATCCTCTGGAAGACCGGACTCGCCCTCGCCGCCATGGCTGCCCTCGACTATCTCTTCCAGCGATGGGAATTCGAGAGGAACCTCCGCATGACGAAACAGGAGGTGAAGGAGGAGTTCCGCCAGACCGAAGGAGATCCCCATGTGAAGTCCCGGATTCGGAGCATCCAGCGGGAAATGGCCCGCAGGCGCATGATGGCCGAGGTCCCCAAGGCAGACGTGGTGATCACGAACCCCACCCATCTGGCCGTCGCCCTTTCCTACAGGCCGAAGGAGATGTCGGCACCGGTTGTGGTGGCAAAGGGCGCAGGGCGCATTGCCGAGCGCATTCGGGAGATCGCCCAGGAAGCGGGTGTCCCGGTGGTGGAAAACAAAGCCCTCGCGCGCAGCCTCTTCAAAGGGGTGGAGATCGGATCCGCCATCCCCGAGGCCCTCTATCAGGCGGTCGCCGAGGTCCTCGCATTCGTTTACCGGCTTCGGGGGAAAAAGGCCGGAGGAAGGGGGTAG
- the flhA gene encoding flagellar biosynthesis protein FlhA, which produces MATVALKNVWTDLRIDNSNILAAGAVLAILLIMVVPIPAVAMDLCIALNITISLLILLMSLYIVKPLDFPVFPSLLLLTTLFRLSLNIATTRLILIHGHEGTDAAGRIILGFGNFVIGGNFVVGAIIFAILVVINFVVITKGAGRIAEVSARFTLDAMPGKQMAIDADLNAGLIDEKEARARRQNVARESEFYGAMDGASKFVRGEAVAGLIIMSINIIGGFVIGVFQQGMPASEAARSYTLLTIGDGLVSQIPALIISTAAGILVSRAASDAGMGTEFVRQFALKPEALLVTSGICFFVGLVPGLPTIPFLAISAGVGALAWIAHREETRKKEAATAVEAIQDRKAPLPGSPEEVERILPLDVLELEVGYGLIPLVDEDQGGDLLDRIRALRRQFAQDMGIVVPPLHIRDNLQIAPSSYSILIKGIEVASGELMIGHFLAMDPGGVKRKIPGIPTTEPAFGLPALWIQEDLREEAHLAGYTVVDLSTVIATHLSEIIKQNADELLGRQDVQRLLDTVAKNSPKAVEEALAVSPLGVIQKVLQNLVRERVSIRDLLSIVETLADYGPYTKDPDILTEYVRQRLGKAILKPFLREGTLPVLTMDAACEELLRRGVQQTEQGSYLNLDPATAQRIVQSVQKGIEEAARLGNPPVILTHPNVRRHLKKLLDRFIPNVTVLSHSEISGNIRIKSVAVIRA; this is translated from the coding sequence ATGGCAACCGTCGCGCTCAAAAACGTCTGGACAGACCTCAGGATCGACAACTCGAACATCCTTGCAGCAGGCGCGGTCCTTGCCATACTCCTCATCATGGTGGTGCCGATTCCGGCCGTTGCCATGGACCTGTGTATCGCCCTCAATATCACCATCTCCCTGCTCATCCTCCTCATGTCCCTCTACATCGTCAAACCCCTCGACTTTCCTGTGTTTCCGTCCCTGCTCCTCCTCACCACCCTCTTTCGCCTTTCGCTCAACATCGCAACCACGAGGCTCATCCTCATCCACGGCCACGAAGGCACAGACGCCGCAGGCAGGATCATCCTCGGGTTCGGAAACTTCGTCATCGGCGGGAATTTCGTCGTCGGCGCCATCATCTTTGCCATCCTCGTGGTCATAAACTTCGTCGTGATCACCAAGGGCGCGGGACGCATCGCAGAGGTCTCGGCCCGTTTTACCCTTGACGCCATGCCGGGCAAGCAGATGGCCATAGACGCGGATCTCAACGCGGGCCTCATCGATGAAAAGGAGGCGCGGGCCAGGAGACAAAATGTTGCCCGCGAATCCGAGTTCTACGGGGCCATGGACGGAGCGAGCAAATTCGTCCGGGGCGAGGCCGTGGCCGGGCTCATCATCATGTCCATCAACATCATCGGGGGCTTTGTGATCGGTGTCTTTCAGCAGGGCATGCCCGCCTCCGAGGCCGCCAGGTCCTATACCCTCCTCACCATAGGAGACGGCCTCGTCTCCCAGATCCCTGCCCTCATCATCTCCACGGCAGCCGGTATCCTCGTGAGCCGGGCCGCATCTGACGCGGGCATGGGCACGGAATTCGTCCGTCAGTTCGCCCTGAAACCCGAGGCCCTCCTCGTCACCTCTGGAATCTGTTTCTTCGTCGGTCTCGTGCCAGGACTCCCCACTATTCCCTTTCTGGCCATCTCTGCAGGGGTGGGAGCCCTTGCATGGATCGCCCACCGGGAAGAGACGCGGAAAAAAGAGGCGGCAACGGCTGTAGAGGCCATTCAGGACCGAAAGGCCCCGCTTCCAGGTAGCCCAGAGGAGGTGGAGCGGATCCTCCCCCTCGACGTCCTCGAGCTCGAAGTGGGCTACGGGCTCATTCCCCTCGTGGACGAGGACCAGGGGGGCGATCTCCTCGACCGCATCCGCGCCCTTCGTCGCCAGTTCGCCCAGGACATGGGCATCGTGGTCCCCCCGCTCCACATTCGGGACAACCTCCAGATCGCGCCCTCCTCTTACTCCATACTCATCAAGGGAATCGAAGTGGCATCCGGAGAACTCATGATCGGTCACTTCCTCGCCATGGATCCCGGCGGCGTGAAGAGGAAGATCCCTGGCATCCCTACGACCGAGCCGGCCTTTGGTCTTCCGGCCCTTTGGATACAGGAGGACCTTCGGGAAGAGGCGCATCTTGCAGGCTATACCGTGGTGGACCTCTCCACAGTGATCGCCACCCATCTCTCCGAGATCATCAAACAGAACGCGGACGAACTCCTTGGGAGACAGGACGTCCAGAGGCTCCTCGACACAGTCGCCAAAAACTCCCCCAAGGCCGTGGAGGAAGCGCTTGCGGTATCTCCGCTCGGGGTCATCCAGAAGGTCCTTCAGAATCTCGTGCGCGAAAGGGTCTCCATCCGCGACTTGCTCAGCATCGTTGAAACCCTGGCCGACTACGGGCCCTACACCAAGGATCCAGACATCCTGACGGAATATGTCAGACAGCGGCTCGGAAAGGCCATCCTCAAGCCTTTCCTGCGGGAGGGGACCCTCCCGGTCCTGACCATGGATGCAGCGTGCGAGGAGCTCCTGAGACGGGGTGTCCAGCAGACCGAGCAGGGAAGCTACCTGAATCTCGACCCCGCAACCGCCCAGAGGATCGTGCAGTCCGTTCAGAAAGGGATCGAGGAGGCGGCCAGACTCGGCAATCCCCCTGTGATCCTCACCCATCCCAACGTGAGAAGACATCTCAAGAAACTCCTGGACCGGTTCATCCCGAACGTGACCGTCCTTTCCCACTCGGAGATCTCAGGAAACATCCGGATCAAGTCCGTGGCTGTGATACGCGCGTGA
- a CDS encoding MinD/ParA family protein has translation MNQAETLKFTKSRMPGPFSPGHSPQPASQAHTPRVLTISSGKGGVGKTSIVTNVAVALASMGKRVMIIDADLGLANVDVMLGLIPRYTIHDVFSGEKSLKDIVLAGPRGVAVLPAASGITELSHLNESEKLFLLSEIEEFGDAFDILLIDNAAGISENVIYFALASQRRIIVVTPEPTSITDAYALMKVLTGRHRVRSYSIIINQAKGPQEAMRVFQQLSTATDRFLHGVSLDYLGHVTQDDAVSRSIRRQTAVLDAYPNSQASRDYSTITENILAKEGEDDADGNIKFFWRHLVRGA, from the coding sequence ATGAACCAGGCAGAGACGCTCAAATTTACGAAATCACGGATGCCCGGACCCTTTTCACCAGGGCATTCCCCACAGCCCGCCTCCCAGGCCCACACTCCCCGTGTGCTCACGATAAGCAGCGGCAAGGGGGGAGTGGGAAAGACGAGCATCGTGACGAATGTGGCCGTCGCTCTCGCGTCCATGGGGAAGAGGGTCATGATCATCGACGCAGATCTGGGCCTTGCGAACGTGGACGTTATGCTCGGACTCATTCCCCGCTACACGATCCATGACGTCTTCTCTGGCGAGAAGTCCCTAAAGGACATCGTGCTTGCCGGACCGAGGGGCGTGGCCGTTCTCCCAGCCGCCTCAGGGATCACAGAGCTCTCCCACCTCAACGAAAGCGAAAAACTCTTTCTTCTTAGCGAGATAGAAGAGTTCGGGGATGCCTTTGACATCCTCCTCATCGACAATGCCGCAGGCATTTCGGAAAATGTCATCTATTTCGCCCTGGCCTCCCAGAGGCGGATCATCGTGGTGACCCCGGAACCTACCTCCATCACTGATGCGTACGCCCTCATGAAGGTGCTCACGGGCAGGCACCGTGTCCGGTCCTATTCCATCATCATCAATCAGGCAAAAGGCCCCCAGGAGGCCATGAGGGTCTTTCAGCAGCTCTCCACGGCTACCGACCGTTTTTTACACGGGGTCTCCCTCGATTACCTCGGACACGTCACCCAGGACGACGCGGTCAGCCGGTCCATCCGGCGTCAAACCGCCGTCCTTGATGCATATCCCAACTCCCAGGCGAGCAGGGACTACTCGACGATTACGGAAAACATCTTGGCCAAGGAGGGTGAAGACGATGCAGACGGCAACATCAAATTTTTCTGGCGTCATCTCGTCAGGGGCGCCTGA
- a CDS encoding FliA/WhiG family RNA polymerase sigma factor yields MQTATSNFSGVISSGAPESINRKRNPALRDYTDTFFRGGTPLPPEKRDELILKYLPLIKYVAGRLSARLPSNVTMDDLVSSGILGLIDAAEKFDPTKNIQFKTYAEFRIRGSMLDELRSQDWIPRSVRKKMNELEKTLRALERTIGRPAEDDEVAQALGIGMEDYYRMLEETRGVTFLDVEMIRRRLPDSSDDDLFDLIADDGNSDPFDALNLTELKEHLVKAISILPEKEKLIVSLYYNDGLTMKEIGEILGYTESRISQMHTKAVMRIRAYLAEQDLGLEDFI; encoded by the coding sequence ATGCAGACGGCAACATCAAATTTTTCTGGCGTCATCTCGTCAGGGGCGCCTGAATCCATAAACAGAAAAAGGAATCCCGCTCTCAGGGACTATACGGATACGTTTTTCCGCGGAGGCACCCCCTTGCCTCCGGAAAAAAGGGATGAGCTCATCCTCAAGTATCTCCCGCTCATCAAATACGTGGCCGGGCGTCTCTCCGCCAGGCTCCCGAGCAACGTCACCATGGACGATCTCGTGAGCTCGGGTATCCTCGGACTCATAGACGCGGCAGAAAAGTTCGATCCCACAAAAAACATTCAGTTTAAGACCTATGCGGAGTTCCGCATCCGCGGCTCTATGCTCGACGAGCTCCGCTCCCAGGACTGGATCCCCAGGTCTGTCAGAAAAAAGATGAACGAACTCGAGAAGACGTTGCGAGCACTGGAACGCACGATAGGACGTCCTGCCGAGGACGATGAGGTGGCCCAGGCCCTTGGTATCGGAATGGAGGACTACTACCGGATGCTTGAGGAGACCCGGGGGGTGACGTTTCTCGACGTGGAGATGATCCGCAGAAGGCTGCCGGATTCGAGCGACGACGACCTTTTCGATCTGATTGCTGACGATGGGAACTCTGATCCCTTTGACGCCCTCAACCTGACCGAGCTCAAGGAACATTTGGTCAAGGCCATCAGCATCCTTCCAGAGAAGGAAAAACTCATCGTATCACTCTACTACAACGATGGCCTCACCATGAAGGAGATTGGAGAGATCCTCGGCTACACGGAATCCCGCATATCCCAGATGCATACAAAGGCCGTGATGCGGATTCGGGCCTATCTCGCAGAACAGGACCTAGGATTGGAGGATTTTATTTGA
- a CDS encoding chemotaxis response regulator CheY, whose translation MAFDTNMKILIVDDFATMRRIVKNILTQLGFKNFIEAEDGTIAWDVLQKEKVDFIVSDWNMPTMTGIELLKKVRADERFKDLPFIMVTAEAQKENIIEAVKARVSNYIVKPFTPETLSEKIQKIFS comes from the coding sequence ATGGCGTTTGATACAAACATGAAGATCCTTATCGTTGACGATTTTGCTACCATGCGCAGAATCGTCAAAAATATCCTCACCCAGCTGGGCTTCAAGAATTTCATCGAGGCAGAAGACGGAACCATCGCGTGGGATGTGCTCCAGAAGGAAAAGGTCGATTTCATAGTCTCCGACTGGAACATGCCCACAATGACGGGAATCGAGCTCCTGAAAAAGGTCCGTGCTGACGAGCGTTTTAAGGACCTCCCCTTTATTATGGTCACGGCTGAGGCACAGAAGGAAAACATCATTGAGGCCGTCAAGGCACGGGTCAGCAACTATATAGTCAAGCCGTTCACGCCCGAGACCCTGAGCGAGAAGATCCAGAAGATATTCTCGTAA
- a CDS encoding Lrp/AsnC ligand binding domain-containing protein, with amino-acid sequence MSLKAYILINTKIGKTSEVARTLQNMPEVKRLDIIMGPYDIIAEVETDGHEALSEVVMQKMQTIDAINHTMTCPVVKIEEAL; translated from the coding sequence ATGTCCCTCAAGGCCTACATCCTCATCAATACCAAGATCGGAAAGACGAGTGAGGTCGCCAGGACCCTTCAGAACATGCCCGAAGTCAAACGGCTTGACATCATCATGGGGCCGTACGACATCATCGCCGAGGTGGAAACGGATGGGCATGAGGCCCTCTCCGAGGTGGTAATGCAGAAGATGCAGACCATCGACGCCATCAACCACACCATGACCTGCCCGGTCGTCAAGATCGAGGAGGCCCTTTAG
- a CDS encoding UvrD-helicase domain-containing protein, producing MSSIAVPPLPPDSALPFPHILRVRASAGSGKTYILALRFAQFLLSGKIPRPLPENILAITFTRAATAEMRSRVLDRLKKAALGDDNSVKGLASLVSIPPEAVSKEAERVVDELVFRYDSFQVCTIDSLITRLVRACSLELGLSPVLEIETDTEPYTAAALDRMLLAAGRDTDLFEDLKDFVLHYLDFEGKAGWWPRYALHQVFVKFLEIETRTGKGLKAGRAPRTDAVSAAFAGEAAQFLELGEGLGVASMLKKTERACIEKAANGDDETFKSKTWQKASARDLFKRSCDVPVEMEVSWQRLRALAGAYALARALKRPLPYIRLFRRWKEELAAVKEKRQTIFLGDINLLARRLTEGFPASEVLFRLGERIRHVLVDEFQDTSALQWKNLRPLLDEAVSNGGSIFCVGDTKQTLYRWRGSDAHIFDEALKGFPSIAPGHLLDLDLKHNWRSRRVILDFVADVFATPCLMAADGFVNDLGEEDARRIAGAFASAAQSVPPGRKEAHEGGYVSVEKVEKTDKDSPPWERLVRLLETDILTRRPPGDVMVLLRRNEDVEGVTAALLAVGIPTVSERLLDVRSDPVVREILSFIRFLDQPEDIHLATILSGRLAECVWRRHGPEGISPNGWIESVSARPNRRAALKNVLRQDLPGLWEALFLPFVRKSGSHTVHDLATHMVKTFRIRERFPEAWPSVRHLLSVMHEREPELGGDPAAFLEWMEAAPMEGLLLPMPKDAHAVRVMTIHKAKGLEAPVVVLPKAAIVPRTDNMICEETRDGFRLWHTTEELRKVSERLSRLHKRDLKEAWRDELNCLYVALTRAQEELYLLVPPKVGNRTNRILGIIEHVAENKADVFTRGEMLPKKTARWNKGVPKLPASCPHETEETKRRPWEALLVRRDESGFPFLSPVRQMAIRSGEAVHRLLARLTAPLACPPVADPLAALLSDMLEPWEWDEITPEDLKRIADSLLIPEAQPLFWPVEVARISTEREIADANGELYRIDRLVVTDKEVFVCEYKTGERPRSRDAEQLSRYLALLSSIYQNRAVSGILLYLDAGIAQRVSVP from the coding sequence ATGTCTTCGATCGCAGTCCCGCCCCTTCCTCCAGACTCCGCCCTCCCCTTTCCCCACATCCTGAGGGTCAGGGCGTCAGCCGGCTCGGGAAAGACCTACATCCTCGCCCTCCGCTTCGCCCAGTTCCTCCTATCAGGTAAAATCCCCCGGCCCCTGCCGGAAAACATCCTCGCCATCACGTTCACACGGGCTGCCACTGCCGAGATGCGCTCCCGCGTACTCGACAGGCTCAAAAAGGCGGCCCTGGGAGATGACAATTCTGTAAAAGGGCTTGCCTCCCTTGTTTCCATCCCGCCGGAGGCCGTCTCGAAAGAGGCGGAAAGGGTCGTGGATGAGCTGGTCTTCCGGTATGACTCTTTTCAGGTGTGCACCATCGACAGCCTCATCACCCGGCTCGTCAGGGCCTGCTCGCTCGAGCTCGGGCTCTCCCCAGTACTCGAGATAGAGACCGACACAGAGCCCTATACCGCTGCCGCCCTCGACCGCATGCTCCTTGCGGCAGGAAGGGATACCGACCTCTTCGAGGACCTCAAGGATTTCGTCCTCCATTACCTGGACTTTGAAGGAAAGGCCGGCTGGTGGCCCCGCTACGCACTCCACCAGGTGTTTGTCAAATTCCTCGAGATCGAAACCCGCACGGGAAAGGGGCTCAAGGCGGGAAGGGCACCGCGCACGGACGCCGTTTCAGCGGCCTTTGCAGGGGAAGCGGCCCAGTTTCTCGAGCTTGGCGAGGGGCTTGGCGTGGCCTCCATGCTCAAAAAGACAGAGCGGGCGTGCATCGAAAAGGCGGCGAACGGGGATGACGAGACCTTCAAGTCAAAGACCTGGCAAAAGGCGTCTGCCCGGGACCTCTTCAAAAGGTCCTGCGACGTACCCGTCGAGATGGAAGTCTCGTGGCAACGCCTGAGGGCCCTGGCCGGGGCCTATGCCCTGGCCAGGGCCCTAAAAAGGCCCCTTCCCTACATCCGGCTATTTCGCCGATGGAAGGAGGAACTGGCAGCGGTCAAGGAGAAACGGCAGACCATATTTCTCGGTGACATAAACCTCCTTGCCAGAAGGCTTACCGAAGGGTTCCCGGCAAGCGAGGTCCTCTTTCGCCTCGGCGAGCGGATTCGTCACGTCCTCGTGGACGAATTCCAGGACACGAGTGCACTGCAGTGGAAAAACCTCCGTCCCCTACTCGATGAGGCCGTTTCAAACGGCGGTTCCATCTTCTGCGTGGGGGATACAAAGCAGACCCTCTACCGCTGGCGCGGAAGCGACGCCCACATCTTCGACGAGGCCCTGAAGGGCTTTCCGTCCATCGCACCCGGCCATCTTCTCGATCTTGACCTGAAACACAACTGGAGAAGCCGGAGGGTGATCCTCGATTTCGTGGCGGACGTCTTTGCCACGCCATGCCTCATGGCTGCAGACGGGTTCGTGAACGACCTGGGTGAGGAAGATGCCAGGCGCATCGCCGGGGCCTTCGCCAGTGCAGCCCAGTCCGTCCCTCCAGGACGCAAGGAGGCCCACGAAGGCGGGTATGTATCAGTAGAAAAGGTAGAGAAGACCGACAAGGACTCCCCTCCGTGGGAGCGGCTCGTGAGGCTTCTTGAGACGGATATCCTCACGCGGCGGCCACCCGGCGACGTCATGGTCCTTCTTCGAAGAAACGAAGACGTGGAGGGGGTGACTGCGGCCCTCCTTGCCGTTGGGATCCCCACGGTCTCTGAGAGGCTCCTCGATGTGCGCTCAGATCCCGTTGTCAGGGAGATACTCTCCTTCATCAGATTTCTGGACCAGCCCGAGGACATCCATCTCGCAACGATCCTCTCCGGCCGCCTCGCAGAGTGTGTCTGGAGGCGCCACGGCCCCGAGGGGATCTCACCGAATGGATGGATCGAATCGGTCTCGGCCCGCCCGAACAGGCGTGCAGCGCTCAAAAACGTCCTGAGACAGGATCTCCCCGGCCTGTGGGAGGCCCTTTTCCTGCCGTTTGTCAGGAAATCCGGCTCGCACACGGTCCATGATCTTGCCACCCACATGGTAAAGACCTTTCGGATTCGGGAAAGATTTCCAGAGGCCTGGCCGTCTGTAAGACACCTCCTTTCGGTCATGCACGAGAGGGAGCCCGAGCTCGGTGGCGACCCAGCTGCCTTTCTCGAGTGGATGGAAGCGGCCCCGATGGAAGGCCTCCTTCTCCCCATGCCAAAAGACGCGCATGCCGTCCGGGTCATGACCATCCATAAGGCCAAGGGCCTTGAGGCCCCGGTGGTGGTCCTTCCGAAGGCGGCCATCGTGCCGCGCACCGACAACATGATCTGCGAAGAGACCCGGGACGGGTTTCGGCTCTGGCATACGACCGAGGAACTCCGGAAGGTTTCAGAGCGACTATCCCGACTCCACAAGAGAGATCTCAAGGAGGCATGGAGGGACGAACTGAACTGCCTTTACGTGGCCCTGACCCGGGCGCAGGAGGAACTCTACCTCCTCGTCCCGCCCAAGGTCGGAAACAGAACGAACAGGATCCTGGGGATCATTGAGCACGTAGCCGAAAACAAGGCCGATGTGTTCACGCGTGGGGAGATGCTGCCTAAAAAAACGGCCCGCTGGAACAAAGGGGTCCCGAAATTGCCTGCAAGTTGCCCACATGAAACAGAAGAAACGAAAAGGCGCCCCTGGGAGGCCCTTCTCGTCCGTCGCGACGAATCGGGCTTCCCGTTTCTTTCGCCCGTGCGGCAGATGGCCATTAGGTCAGGAGAGGCCGTGCACAGGCTCCTTGCAAGGCTCACCGCCCCCCTCGCCTGCCCTCCGGTGGCTGATCCGCTCGCAGCCCTCCTCTCCGACATGCTCGAACCATGGGAATGGGACGAAATCACCCCTGAGGACCTGAAAAGGATCGCGGACAGCCTCCTGATCCCCGAGGCCCAGCCCCTATTCTGGCCGGTCGAAGTGGCCAGGATCTCTACAGAAAGGGAGATCGCAGACGCAAACGGAGAACTCTACCGGATCGACAGGCTCGTCGTAACAGACAAGGAGGTGTTCGTCTGCGAGTACAAGACCGGTGAAAGACCGCGAAGCCGGGACGCGGAACAGCTCTCTCGGTATCTCGCGCTCCTTTCATCAATCTATCAGAACCGGGCCGTCTCAGGCATCCTTCTCTATCTCGACGCAGGCATTGCCCAGAGGGTCTCGGTACCATGA